The Musa acuminata AAA Group cultivar baxijiao chromosome BXJ3-6, Cavendish_Baxijiao_AAA, whole genome shotgun sequence region gaataaatgaaaacatcccatatgcttctatcgtaggaagccttatgtatgctcaggtctgtactagacctgatattgcatttattgtggggatgctagatcgatatcagagtaatccaggtatggaccactggagagctgcaaagaaagtgatgaggtatctacaaggaaccaaagattacatgcttatgtatagacatacagacaatctggatgtgattggttactcagattcagactttgctggttgtgttgattctcgtaaatcaacatcaggatatatttttttgatggccggtggagctatttcttggagaagcgctaagcagaccttgactgctacttctaccatggaagctgagtttgtctcctgctttgaggctacttcacatggtgtatggcttaagagtttcatttctgggcttagaatcatggattctatttctaggccattaagaattttctgtgacaattcagctgctgtctttatggctaaaaacaataaaagtgaaagtcgaagtaaacacatcgacattaagtatttagccataagagaacgtgtaaaagaaaagaaagtggtcattgagcacattagcactgaattgatgattgctgatcctttgactaaaggcatgccacctctaaaattcaaggatcatgtaaagaaaatgggacttagttccactttgtaatgatattgaaactcttatatattgtgaaattttctcatttatgtgcacattattttgagaaaatatattgttgttggaccaagaataaacataaggtttattcataaagtaatattaccacattaagattaagaaactaaatacatcgtgatacatggatgataatactcactcttagaggacttatcgctatgattcatgtatttatttcttaagaaagttgttcgagaaagattaattcaaattattaagataaacgtatggaccaagtgggagaatgtaacggttattattaaatatgttatttaataataacgtaaccgttcttattaagattcataattcattatcatgaatttcttcatttattatggtttaaatgatttcagtttcttattctttatgcatgaaaccgttattattaaattaaatatttaatatcattaagttcttcattatggtccaaacgttacaaatttgaattaattcttgaacgttatgagttggtgatgataaatgttcttgatgggagaacatctatatatacatgaggattttggtcccttggctcgatcatctctttgaagcgaaaggctttcctacaccatctaaagcgagagttctgagccgagaagaaccaaagttcaagaagaaatctctgcagaaattcttggcgacaatggttggaggtacgctatttcgtttccgcattagtttattgtgtttctattacaatgatttagaaacacaagttggcttcatagaATTTCTTACAttttacgctatttcgtttccgcattagtttattgtgtttctattacaatgatttagaaacacaagttggcttcatagaATTTCTTACAACCCGATGCTCCTGCGAGCAGCGCCGGCCTCGAGCTCCTCGACCCGACTCTTCCGTCGGCGCTTCCCGCCCAGACTCCCAAATGCACCGTGGCCGTCCTCGACCACGCCTTCGCCGTCGGCGTCGCCTCCCTTCCCGTGGTGTCCATCAACTACACGCAGCCTCCGGACTGCTCCGCCCCCTGGACCCGCGTCGTGCTCGAGGTGGCCATGGCGGCCTCCGGCCCCGCCCGGAAGCACCGCGTGGCCGCCGTCTGGCTCGACGGCGTGGAGATCCTCCGCACCAGCACCCCGCCCCTCCTCACCGCCGCCGACGCGTTCTGGAGGGTGCAGAAGGACGTCACCCGCTATGCCGCCATCCTCAACCGGCTCGCCGGCGGAGGCACCGTCTCCATGATCGTCGACAATTCCGCCGTCGATCTCGCCGCTGTGCTCGCCGCCAACGTCTCCTTCCACTTCTACCGCGGAGAGCTCTCCGCGAGCTCGAAGCACACCGGTCATCCCAGCGTCTGGGGGCTCTACCGTGAGCCGGCCGACCTTGTCATCCCCATCTCGCGAGAGCGTGGGTCTTACGGCAGCGGCTTCTGGTCCCAGATCAGCGGTAACCCGCAAGCGGTGGCCGCGCCAGTCACCGCCCCCAGGAACACATACAGGGCTGTGCTGGAGATCTTCGTGTCCTACCACGCCGACGACGAGTCCTGGTACATGAATCCCCTCCGCTTCACGTACAATGCCGGGGACGTGGCCGCCTCCACGGCCAACGGCGGCTTCCGGCAGCTGTACGCGACGGTCGACGGCCGGTTCGTGGGGGGACATGTACCGTACGCTGTCATTTACTCCAGCTCGATCAACCCTTACTTTTGGTCACCGGTGACAGCCATCGGCACCTTCGACATCCCCTCCCACGACATCGACCTGACTCCATTCCTCGAGCTGCTGCTCGACGGGCGGCCGCACGAGCTCGCGATCGGGGTGAAGGACGCGCAGAAGTACTGGCTGCTGTCGGCGAACCTCCACCTCTGGGTGGACCGGTGGTCCGACGCCGTGCAGGCCGGGATAGTGGAGTACACCACGCCGACCCTGAAGGTGAACCGCAACGCCCAGTGGCACAATCAGGACGGGCACTCGGAGGTGGACGCCGAGGGGCAGCTCCGGTTCGTGGGATGGGTGAGCACCTCCAAGGGCAACATGACCACCACCGTGAGGCAGAAGTTGCGGTTCAAGAGCCAGGTCTCGGTGCACAACCGCGGGGCGGTGCGGCAGGCGGACGTGGTAAACAGGGAGAAGACGACGGTGACGACGAAGAGCGGGCAGCGGACGGTGGGAAAGGTGCAGCTGCTGATGGAAGCGCCGCTGCAGGTGCAGACGTCGGTGGTGAGGGTGGCGGGCGGGCCGACGTTCGAGAACACCCGGTTGTCGCACCAGCTGCAGGAGACGGCGTACGTGAAAGAGCTCTCGGCGGTGAGCATGAGCACGCTGTCGGATCGGCAGGAGGCGGAGGGGTCGGCCATGGTGCACGAGGAGGAGGCGCAATGGGGAATTGCGAGCACCAGGTCGTACTACAAGTACACCGACGAGAACTCTTGCTACCTGCGAACAGTGAACGCCCAGGAGGGCGCGATCAAGGTCGACATGGCGAGCCGCTCGTGCTCCGCTATCTCCGATGCTTAGAAGGGGGAGGATTGCGATGGCCAGTCCGTCGTCTTCCTAGTCACTTAAAGACTCCACCAGTCTTCCTCACAGCAAATAAAATTAAGTGTTGTCTTTGAGttaggtgttttttttttttaaagataaaatgaTCTTAAATCATCAAATGTTCGTACAAGGTGTTTGGAGTTAAATTGGTGTTTGGCTGAAGCTCGAGTCTGTAACAAGCATGACCTTTGCCGGTTGTAACATATTTCGAGTAATGTTTTTGAGTTTATTTGGGCTAAATTATGTAATTAGACTTGTTTAGTATCTCGACCTTAAACTTaacaaatttatattataatctttataattatgaaagtgaaacatctagttttatttatcttaatcgaTTTACgaatgaaaatatgaaaataatagacAAACAGATAAGTTCAATATCTTAATTACGTTTTCGATGGTGGTAAACGACAATACCGTTAGTAATGGCATGAGCACAACCATCACTTGCGATAAGGCAATTGTCCTCACATGGTCAACTAACGACCTCATCGATCATCGTGTCGCGTTCCTCGTGGGTGGAACGTCACTATCGTTGATCGTCGACCTCCACGATTGTCGCGGTGCACGATTGTTGCCCGCGATTGGGCTAACAGCTACCGAAGGTTATCGCCCTTAACAATATTGTTGTCGACAACAAACTATCGATAGTGATCTATCGATCAAGCACGAGGAACCTCACATCGCCTACAAGCAGACGATGTGACGAACCGGATAGAAAAGTAAATCGATGATACAGACGAATCATTCATGCATtgtaaataaaaaatgaataacatCTTTTTCCGAGTGAAAGATGTTAacaaatagatctaaagtatttgatttcaaccatgactctaatactaattgtaagTATAAAAACCACGCAATgcttttattatgtaaaaaatgttaatgtcaaaatataaaatcaaataataatatatttaaatttacgaTATGTACCTTTTTTATGCTATTTAGAAAgtttttatctgatctacaagcacaTCATCATCAGTTCTGAAAGCTATAGCGATGTTGAAGCACATCATCATCGATTCTGAAAGCTATAGCGATGTTGATATGCAAGAAGTAAGTTCATATTCTTCCCTCTTCATATCCTTCATACTACCGCTATGTATGATCGATTAAGGACAATGAAGATATAAGAAAAGATTTATAATATCTTATTGATTAGTTCATGTGACTAAGAGAAAATGATAGAAAATCTATAATATCTCAATAATGTCACGTATCCTCATCTCATTTTACCTATATATCCCCTTTTATTAGTCTTTAGGAGGTCATTTCTTCTTATAGGCGAGAGTAGATggtctaggataagtaattagaagagtccctcccatcaatatcatctcctaagaaattttatcataattagatttttttttctattgacctAATTAGAAttcaatgatatatataatatatcttatctaattagataggacCATCTAATCTAACACATATAAACCAACCATATGGGCATGAGCTACAAAATATTGGTTTCTAAAATTACTTACTGGATGAATACAATAGTTAGATAGATAGCAAACCAATGACTCTAATAATTTGTTTCAGCCAAACCATAAAAGATGTATTTGCTGAGCTTGAGTGAAAGTATATGAGCATGACTAACTAAACACCAATACTTAATAGTTTTAGAAAGCACAATTCTTCTGATGGCATTGAAGAAATATTTTGGCGATATAAATTATATCAGAGAGTTGAAAATGAAGTTGATAGTACATTTTTCAAagaaaatttcatgcataaagaaaagACATTTGTCCAGCAGCTTAATGCTCGATCATCTAGAAAAATGATCGAGATTCGACCTTCCGAGGGACTAAAAAATGATCGATGACTTCCCAAACAAAATCCAGCATTCTCATCAAAACCCACATGATTTATCCATCGAAGAATAAACCCTGCTCCAGACTGTTCCACAAAGAATCAAGATTCTACCcccaaggggaagaagaagaagaagaagaagaagaagaagaagaagaagaagaaggatcgaTGACTTCCGAAGCATAATCTAACACACCCATCGATCAAACACAAAAAACACAAAGAAGAATTGATAACCTACAAGGAATCAAGATTCTACCTTGTGAGGAAAACGTAAGGATC contains the following coding sequences:
- the LOC135640672 gene encoding peptide-N4-(N-acetyl-beta-glucosaminyl)asparagine amidase A-like: MAASSPLVQCGFGTANIQSTTPLSHDKDRILACTCTGCCSCDSSHCKAKAKAPSMCTNACVCVGLTWTNFLQPDAPASSAGLELLDPTLPSALPAQTPKCTVAVLDHAFAVGVASLPVVSINYTQPPDCSAPWTRVVLEVAMAASGPARKHRVAAVWLDGVEILRTSTPPLLTAADAFWRVQKDVTRYAAILNRLAGGGTVSMIVDNSAVDLAAVLAANVSFHFYRGELSASSKHTGHPSVWGLYREPADLVIPISRERGSYGSGFWSQISGNPQAVAAPVTAPRNTYRAVLEIFVSYHADDESWYMNPLRFTYNAGDVAASTANGGFRQLYATVDGRFVGGHVPYAVIYSSSINPYFWSPVTAIGTFDIPSHDIDLTPFLELLLDGRPHELAIGVKDAQKYWLLSANLHLWVDRWSDAVQAGIVEYTTPTLKVNRNAQWHNQDGHSEVDAEGQLRFVGWVSTSKGNMTTTVRQKLRFKSQVSVHNRGAVRQADVVNREKTTVTTKSGQRTVGKVQLLMEAPLQVQTSVVRVAGGPTFENTRLSHQLQETAYVKELSAVSMSTLSDRQEAEGSAMVHEEEAQWGIASTRSYYKYTDENSCYLRTVNAQEGAIKVDMASRSCSAISDA